Proteins from a genomic interval of Salmo trutta chromosome 39, fSalTru1.1, whole genome shotgun sequence:
- the LOC115179298 gene encoding T-cell-specific surface glycoprotein CD28 translates to MNVYWIPTILLSLCLSSAANMISSHNYKDKLRTFNVVRVSVNGIASVRCPNLTGKDQEEMRFHLYLGLVEVGNHTHDNAHNHNSTETVSPVGEGLGLRVNKQDHTVSFVLSGMTTERAGVYTCEGHPMYPPPIEKVPDEPQTLVLVEAYQCQAEKTGECVGSRVHGVPVWAWVLGFWVTTIYGLVVTVIAFVIWLRLRRVECSQSDYMNIKPKSPPRGHRKKHWVQHPIRMGRY, encoded by the exons ATGAACGTTTACTGGATACCCAcgatcctcctctccctctgcctctccagtGCTGCCAACATGATAAGCTCCCACAACTATAAAG ACAAGCTCAGAACGTTCAATGTGGTCCGTGTGTCTGTCAACGGCATTGCATCCGTCAGATGCCCCAACCTGACAGGCAAGGACCAGGAAGAGATGAGATTCCACCTTTACCTGGGCTTGGTCGAGGTTGGCAACCACACTCACGACAATGCTCACAACCACAACTCCACAGAGACCGTGAGTCCTGTTGGGGAGGGTCTGGGGCTGAGGGTGAACAAACAGGACCATACGGTCAGTTTTGTCCTCTCTGGAATGACCACGGAGCGCGCTGGAGTCTATACCTGTGAGGGGCACCCCATGTACCCACCTCCCATTGAGAAAGTACCTGACGAGCCTCAGACCTTGGTCCTGGTTGAAG CATACCAGTGCCAGGCAGAGAAGACTGGGGAATGTGTAGGCTCTAGAGTGCATGGTGTCCCTGTTTGGGCATGGGTGCTGGGGTTCTGGGTCACCACCATCTATGGCCTGGTTGTCACGGTCATCGCCTTTGTCATCTGG CTCAGACTGAGGAGAGTGGAGTGTTCCCAGAGCGACTACATGAACATCAAACCCAAATCTCCACCCAGGGGGCACAGGAAGAAGCATTGGGTCCAGCATCCAATCCGAATGGGACGATACTGA
- the LOC115179334 gene encoding FAST kinase domain-containing protein 2, mitochondrial has translation MTARTAEVLLRWPLRICNHRRPWQHRGPQMLMIESFDRGLSHIWSTGPSHRPLAGLTIYKVRYYSQGKTYGQDVVERKQGNSIQTQSSETWSSQSRTSPDQPAKRVPFYDQLRECGSPSDVLDLAGQYTATHRRVSNCLTRCWESTKKMSEEQRRYELRIMFEHAGFEELLQRTMQDARHMRSEDLAYSLLATVKLGVSQRSRVVQTLLRVCQENLNEFDEKSLSVLASCLEHLESSPNGDALKEGVRLMIEALLPSIQNVMSLQTLMRHMGRDTPVDIKKKLERKALSLADQFTLPNSQYMITTLASMGFCSKPLLAVCSRKIAEHVHGVPFNRLVNVLRAYKELHSRDVALFTAISDYVASSISMWNNKQLILFLSAFEDLAFCPTAMLDAFAERVTKNPDALGLKDVLSVLKTYSSLNHNLQDYREPFLEGMTHVVVSYLPKMAASELLKVVYFLCLLGHFPAAPLEQLLQQETLEEISARGGRLQKGMEKKLQIVDLCLRLDRPSLPKPLTVPPEALGSPAPNDLSINPGLSMALQSIAQEGLLQEGMMVEDLYFIDGVITQPKPLQEATGGRAPSEGEFLPPEHSQRIAVFCAPPSSFCYGTSRPRGNLAMKMRHLTVLGYTPVVVLEHELDNLSEEERTELLKTRIFPEQERPANVEKMTD, from the exons ATGACAGCCCGTACAGCAGAGGTGCTGCTCAGGTGGCCCCTGCGGATATGCAACCACCGACGTCCATGGCAACACCGTGGCCCTCAGATGTTGATGATAGAGAGCTTTGACAGAGGACTGTCTCATATCTGGAGCACAGGACCAAGTCATAGACCATTGGCTGGACtaactatatacaaagtgaggTATTATTCTCAGGGTAAAACATATGGGCAGGATGTGGTGGAAAGAAAGCAAGGCAACTCCATACAGACTCAGAGCTCTGAAACCTGGTCTTCACAAAGTCGGACATCCCCTGACCAGCCAGCCAAAAGGGTGCCGTTTTATGACCAGCTGAGGGAGTGCGGTTCCCCCTCGGATGTGCTCGACCTGGCCGGCCAGTACACAGCCACACACCGGCGGGTGAGCAACTGCCTGACGCGCTGCTGGGAGTCCACCAAGAAGATGTCGGAGGAGCAGCGACGCTACGAACTGCGCATTATGTTCGAGCACGCTGGCTTCGAGGAGCTCCTCCAGAGGACCATGCAGGACGCGCGGCACATGCGCAGCGAGGACCTAGCCTACAGCCTGCTGGCCACAGTCAAGCTGGGCGTGTCGCAGCGCAGCCGAGTGGTCCAGACCCTCCTCCGAGTCTGCCAG GAGAACCTCAATGAGTTTGATGAGAAGTCCCTGTCAGTGCTGGCTTCCTGTCTGGAGCACCTGGAGAGCAGCCCCAATGGGGACGCACTGAAGGAGGGAGTCAG GCTAATGATCGAGGCTCTACTGCCGAGCATCCAGAACGTCATGTCCCTGCAGACCTTGATGCGCCACATGGGCCGGGATACCCCGGTGGACATCAAGAAAAAACTGGAG AGAAAGGCCCTGTCATTGGCAGACCAGTTCACTCTTCCGAACTCTCAGTATATGATCACTACGCTGGCCTCTATGGGCTTCTGCTCCAAGCCACTGTTGGCCGTCTGCAGCAGAAAGATTGCAG AGCACGTCCATGGAGTCCCCTTCAACCGCCTGGTGAATGTGCTGAGGGCCTATAAGGAGCTGCACTCCAGAGACGTGGCCCTGTTCACCGCCATCTCCGACTACGTGGCCTCCAGCATCTCCATGTGGAACAACAAACAG TTGATTCTCTTCCTGTCTGCGTTTGAGGATCTAGCGTTCTGCCCCACGGCCATGTTGGACGCCTTCGCAGAGAGAGTGACTAAGAACCCGGACGCCCTGGGGCTCAAAGACGTCCTCAGCGTTCTGAAGACCTACTCGTCCCTAAACCACAACCTACAGGACTACAGAGAGCC GTTCCTGGAGGGCATGACCCACGTGGTGGTGTCCTACCTGCCCAAGATGGCTGCCTCCGAGCTGCTGAAGGTGGTCTACTTCCTGTGTCTGCTGGGCCACTTCCCCGCCGCCCCACTGGAACAGCTGCTGCAGCAGGAGACACTGGAGGAGATCAGTGCCAGAG GTGGGCGGCTGCAGAAGGGGATGGAAAAAAAGCTGCAGATAGTGGACCTGTGTCTCAGGCTGGACCGACCTTCTCTCCCTAAGCCCCTGACCGTCCCTCCCGAGGCTCTGGGCTCTCCAGCCCCTAACGACCTGTCCATTAACCCAGGGCTGTCTATGGCCCTGCAGAGCATCGCCCAGGAAGGGCTGCTACAGGAGGGCATGATGGTCGAAGACCTATACTTCATAG ATGGTGTGATAACCCAACCCAAACCTCTACAAGAAGCCACAGGAGGGAGGGCACCATCTGAGGGAGAGTTTCTTCCACCTGAGCACAGTCAAAG AATTGCAGTATTCTGCGCACCCCCGTCCTCTTTCTGTTATGGTACCTCCCGTCCCCGTGGCAACCTGGCTATGAAGATGCGTCATCTGACGGTCCTAGGATACACCCCAGTCGTG GTGTTGGAGCACGAGCTGGACAATCTGTCcgaagaggagagaacagagctCCTCAAAACACGGATCTTTCCAGAACAGGAGAGACCTGCTAACGTCGAAAAGATGACAGACTGA
- the mdh1b gene encoding putative malate dehydrogenase 1B, with product MAKFVLAGKANCPYFAKAELLADLLQRSLPKFSIHTLCMHPDEWQQWLETTCKENGWQHEHSPMIWRELINRGGKGMLLGGFSDFLEHVQAYYGFTSDMTTELMMKIATENLLTRELCMKEEVYHQSLIKPLHIWISSALNPTCYILIPQLFAPGVFRDTPTISLHLLDVGAIDEDLQGVRMETEDLALPQLNKVTVYTELDQAFQQAHFIILLDDSWPECGGEDEEESKVRKVSERYQQYGRLIDERAHKNVAVIVAGNSLVNLKCSLLLENAPSVDSGRFVGMATQLEYEARAHIAQKLSVKTADVTDVIVWGNISGSSHVDLQRAKVFQYEGAIWGPSDFSQPVLKMIYDMKWLQTDFLNLVSSQRATVASKSQRATAISATNGIIAVLKAWNCNSSAEEVLSLGILSTGQYNLPAGVVFSMPVSFQDGRWSVLSDVIISDEMRAKLQIAADQLREEKDLASRTRKDTA from the exons ATGGCAAAATTTGTACTTGCTG GCAAGGCAAATTGCCCGTACTTTGCCAAAGCTGAACTTCTTGCAGATTTACTGCAAAGATCTCTGCCAAAGTTCAGCATCCACACGCTCTGCATGCACCCCGATGAGTGGCAG CAATGGCTGGAAACCACTTGCAAGGAAAATGGCTGGCAGCATGAGCATTCCCCCATGATATGGAGGGAACTAATCAACCGTGGGGGTAAAGGAATGCTTCTAGGGGGCTTCAGCGACTTCCTAGAACATGTACAG GCTTACTATGGCTTCACCTCAGATATGACGACGGAACTGATGATGAAGATTGCAACAGAGAACCTGCTGACACGGGAGCTgtgcatgaaggaggaggtgtacCATCAGAGCCTCATCAAGCCACTGCACATATGGATCAGCAG TGCTCTTAACCCGACCTGCTACATCCTGATCCCCCAGCTGTTTGCCCCTGGGGTATTCCGGGACACCCCAACCATCAGCCTCCACCTGTTGGATGTGGGGGCCATCGATGAGGACCTGCAGGGGGTCAGGATGGAGACAGAGGACCTGGCCCTCCCACAGCTCAATAAAGTCACTGTCTACACAGAGCTGGACCAGGCCTTCCAACAAGCACACTTCATCATCCTCCTGGATGACAGTTGGCCTGAGTGtggaggggaggatgaggaagaaagCAAG gtGAGGAAGGTGTCAGAGCGTTACCAACAGTATGGGCGCCTTATCGACGAAAGGGCGCACAAGAACGTGGCGGTGATTGTGGCTGGGAACTCCTTGGTTAACCTGAAGTGCTCCCTTCTGCTAGAGAACGCTCCCTCGGTTGACAGCGGACGCTTTGTCGGCATGGCAACTCAACTGGAGTACGAAGCCAGAGCCCACATTGCACAGAAGCTATCTGTGAAGACTGCAG ATGTGACAGATGTCATCGTTTGGGGCAACATCAGCGGCAGTTCCCATGTTGACCTGCAGAGGGCGAAGGTTTTCCAATACGAAGGGGCCATCTGGGGACCATCAGATTTTTCTCAGCCAGTCCTAAAGATGATATATGACAT GAAATGGCTACAGACTGACTTCCTGAATTTGGTCAGTTCCCAACGTGCCACTGTAGCCTCCAAGTCCCAGAGGGCCACCGCCATATCAGCCACTAATGGGATCATTGCAGTTCTAAAGGCCTGGAACTGCAACTCTTCTGCTGAGGAGGTCCTCTCCTTAGGCATACTCAGCACCG GACAGTACAACCTCCCAGCTGGTGTAGTCTTCTCAATGCCAGTGAGCTTCCAGGATGGTAGATGGTCCGTGTTGTCTGATGTTATCATTAGTGATGAGATGAGGGCCAAACTGCAGATTGCTGCAGACCAACTCAGGGAG GAGAAAGATCTTGCATCAAGGACAAGAAAAGACACTGCATGA
- the LOC115179338 gene encoding tubulin beta-4B chain-like, whose protein sequence is MREIVHLQAGQCGNQIGAKFWEVISDEHGIDPTGTYHGDSDLQLERINVYYNEATGGKYVPRAILVDLEPGTMDSVRSGPFGQIFRPDNFVFGQSGAGNNWAKGHYTEGAELVDSVLDVVRKEAESCDCLQGFQLTHSLGGGTGSGMGTLLISKIREEYPDRIMNTFSVVPSPKVSDTVVEPYNATLSVHQLVENTDETYCIDNEALYDICFRTLKLTTPTYGDLNHLVSATMSGVTTCLRFPGQLNADLRKLAVNMVPFPRLHFFMPGFAPLTSRGSQQYRALTVPELTQQMFDAKNMMAACDPRHGRYLTVAAIFRGRMSMKEVDEQMLNVQNKNSSYFVEWIPNNVKTAVCDIPPRGLKMAATFIGNSTAIQELFKRISEQFTAMFRRKAFLHWYTGEGMDEMEFTEAESNMNDLVSEYQQYQDATAEEEGEFEEEGEEDMG, encoded by the exons ATGAGGGAGATTGTTCATCTGCAGGCCGGCCAATGTGGAAATCAGATCGGTGCCAAG TTTTGGGAGGTTATCAGTGACGAGCATGGAATAGACCCAACTGGCACTTACCATGGTGATAGCGATCTGCAGCTTGAGAGAATCAATGTGTACTACAATGAGGCAACAG GTGGCAAGTATGTTCCTCGTGCCATTCTAGTTGATCTGGAGCCTGGCACGATGGACTCTGTCCGCTCTGGACCATTTGGCCAAATATTCAGACCGGACAACTTTGTCTTTG GACAGAGTGGTGCAGGTAACAATTGGGCAAAGGGCCATTACACTGAGGGAGCAGAGCTGGTAGACTCTGTCCTGGATGTGGTGAGAAAGGAAGCCGAGAGCTGCGACTGTCTTCAGGGTTTCCAGCTCACCCACTCCCTTGGAGGCGGCACGGGCTCTGGCATGGGTACCCTGTTGATTAGTAAGATCCGTGAGGAGTACCCTGACCGCATCATGAACACCTTCAGTGTGGTGCCCTCCCCTAAAGTGTCAGACACCGTGGTGGAGCCCTACAATGCCACCCTGTCTGTGCATCAGCTAGTGGAGAACACTGACGAGACTTATTGCATCGACAACGAGGCCTTGTACGACATCTGCTTTCGCACCCTGAAGCTGACGACTCCCACTTATGGGGATCTCAACCACCTGGTGTCAGCCACCATGAGTGGTGTCACCACCTGCCTGCGCTTCCCCGGCCAGCTCAACGCCGACCTACGTAAGCTAGCTGTCAACATGGTCCCATTCCCCCGCTTGCATTTCTTCATGCCAGGCTTTGCCCCCCTCACCAGCAGAGGTAGCCAGCAGTACAGAGCGCTGACGGTGCCTGAACTCACCCAGCAGATGTTCGATGCCAAGAACATGATGGCCGCCTGCGACCCCCGCCACGGCCGTTACCTCACCGTGGCCGCTATCTTCCGTGGCCGCATGTCCATGAAGGAGGTGGACGAGCAGATGCTGAACGTGCAGAACAAGAACAGCAGCTACTTCGTCGAATGGATCCCCAACAATGTCAAGACCGCAGTCTGCGACATCCCACCCCGCGGCCTCAAGATGGCCGCTACCTTCATCGGGAACAGCACGGCCATCCAGGAGCTGTTTAAGCGCATCTCTGAGCAGTTCACAGCCATGTTCCGCCGCAAGGCCTTCCTGCACTGGTACACCGGAGAGGGCATGGACGAGATGGAGTTCACCGAGGCCGAGAGCAACATGAACGACCTGGTGTCTGAGTACCAGCAGTACCAGGATGCCACCGCCGAGGAGGAGGGCGAGtttgaagaggagggagaggaggatatgGGTTAA